One region of Streptomyces rishiriensis genomic DNA includes:
- a CDS encoding MDR family MFS transporter, whose amino-acid sequence MSVAVLRRAARETLSGLPREFWWLWTSTLVNRLGGFVATFMALYLTLDRGYSASYAGLVASLLGLGGVVSSLAGGVMADRLGRRPTLLVAQTSTAASVALLGFVEHPVAIAGVAFLVGMASNASRPAVQAMMADIVRPEDRVRAFSLNYWAINLGFAVSSMAAGFIAEVSYRAGFLLEAGMTLVCAVVVFLKLPESRPEREAKAVQEDGVGLGAVLRDGRFMSVVGLSFLVALVFQQGAVGLPVAMGAAGFTPADYGLAIAVNGVLIVVLQIPVTRFIEHRDPRRLLVVSSVLAGYGFGLTAFAGSVGVFALTVCVWTLAEIVNAPTQTGLVVRLSPTHGRGRYQGMYTLSWAVASLVAPVMSGFVIDRFGAEWLWGMCAVVGTAAGVGYAVLMRRLPGEGDVRGQVGGTVAGGTAGAAAEPAASAV is encoded by the coding sequence ATGTCCGTCGCCGTCCTGAGACGTGCTGCCCGCGAGACCCTCTCCGGGCTGCCGCGAGAGTTCTGGTGGCTGTGGACCAGCACCCTCGTCAACCGGCTCGGCGGCTTCGTCGCCACCTTCATGGCGCTGTACCTGACCCTCGACCGCGGCTACTCCGCCTCCTACGCCGGGCTCGTCGCCTCGCTGCTCGGGCTGGGCGGGGTCGTCTCGTCGCTCGCCGGCGGGGTCATGGCGGACCGGCTCGGGCGGCGGCCCACCCTGCTCGTCGCGCAGACCTCGACCGCCGCCTCGGTGGCGCTGCTCGGGTTCGTGGAGCATCCCGTCGCCATCGCCGGCGTCGCCTTCCTGGTCGGCATGGCCTCGAACGCCTCCCGGCCGGCCGTGCAGGCGATGATGGCCGACATCGTGCGGCCCGAGGACCGGGTCCGCGCCTTCTCGCTCAACTACTGGGCCATCAACCTCGGCTTCGCCGTCTCCTCCATGGCTGCCGGGTTCATCGCCGAGGTCAGCTACCGCGCCGGGTTCCTGCTCGAGGCCGGGATGACCCTCGTCTGCGCGGTCGTCGTCTTCCTCAAGCTGCCCGAGTCCCGGCCCGAGCGGGAGGCCAAGGCGGTGCAGGAGGACGGCGTCGGGCTCGGCGCCGTGCTGCGGGACGGCCGGTTCATGAGCGTCGTCGGGCTGTCCTTCCTCGTCGCGCTCGTCTTCCAGCAGGGGGCCGTGGGGCTGCCCGTGGCGATGGGCGCGGCCGGGTTCACACCGGCCGACTACGGCCTGGCGATCGCCGTCAACGGTGTCCTCATCGTCGTGTTGCAGATTCCCGTGACCCGGTTCATCGAGCACCGGGATCCGCGGCGGCTGCTGGTCGTCTCCTCGGTGCTCGCGGGGTACGGCTTCGGGCTCACCGCCTTCGCCGGGTCGGTCGGCGTCTTCGCGCTCACCGTCTGCGTGTGGACCCTGGCGGAGATCGTCAACGCGCCGACCCAGACGGGGCTCGTCGTCCGCCTCTCCCCCACCCACGGGCGCGGGCGTTACCAGGGCATGTACACGCTCTCCTGGGCCGTGGCCTCCCTGGTCGCCCCGGTGATGTCCGGCTTCGTGATCGACCGGTTCGGAGCGGAGTGGCTGTGGGGGATGTGCGCGGTCGTGGGGACGGCGGCGGGGGTCGGATACGCCGTGCTGATGCGGCGGCTTCCGGGGGAGGGCGACGTCCGGGGGCAGGTCGGGGGGACCGTCGCCGGCGGGACGGCCGGCGCCGCCGCCGAACCCGCGGCCAGCGCCGTCTGA
- a CDS encoding DUF2000 domain-containing protein, whose translation MTTSTNTTTDAVPSTGAPRSTSPTESTSPTAGPVRFDTKIAVLLREDLETWQRLNVTAFLVSGLGTAVPEVIGEPYEDADGVGYLSMFRQPVLIFEGAKETLAAAHARVLSRALPRAVFTSDLFATGHDRDNRAAVRAVPTAGLDVVGLAVYGPKNAVDKVLKGARMHP comes from the coding sequence ATGACCACGAGCACGAACACGACCACCGACGCAGTCCCGAGCACGGGCGCACCCCGGAGCACGAGCCCGACCGAGAGCACGAGCCCGACCGCGGGACCCGTCCGCTTCGACACGAAGATCGCCGTCCTGCTGCGCGAGGACCTGGAGACCTGGCAGCGCCTCAACGTCACCGCGTTCCTGGTCAGCGGCCTCGGTACGGCCGTGCCCGAGGTGATCGGGGAGCCGTACGAGGACGCGGACGGGGTGGGGTACCTGTCGATGTTCCGCCAGCCGGTGCTGATCTTCGAGGGCGCGAAGGAGACGCTGGCCGCCGCTCACGCGCGCGTGCTCTCCCGGGCCCTCCCGCGCGCGGTGTTCACGAGCGACCTCTTCGCCACCGGCCACGACCGCGACAACCGCGCGGCGGTGCGTGCCGTGCCGACGGCAGGCCTGGATGTCGTGGGCCTGGCGGTCTACGGACCGAAAAACGCGGTGGACAAGGTGCTCAAGGGCGCGCGGATGCACCCCTGA
- a CDS encoding helix-turn-helix transcriptional regulator, translated as MAARQEVSAWRPAVPGVVEVFHAHFTEYAYPMHVHEAWTLLIVDDGAVRYDLDRHEHGTPHDTVSLLPPHVPHNGSPATSGGFRKRVLYLDAEVLGEELIGAAVDAPDLRDPVLRRRVGQLHSALARPGDELEADSRLTLIGERLRTHLRAGLRTAAERRDPDLARRLRELLDEHVVEGLTLDQAAGLVGAHPAHLVRAFSTAYGIAPHQYLTARRVDLARRLLLDGRPPGDVAAAAGFYDQAHLTRHFRKLVGVTPGRYGDRRKPSRPS; from the coding sequence ATGGCAGCCCGGCAGGAAGTCTCCGCCTGGCGCCCGGCCGTCCCGGGCGTCGTGGAGGTCTTCCACGCCCACTTCACCGAGTACGCGTACCCGATGCACGTCCATGAGGCGTGGACGCTGCTGATCGTCGACGACGGCGCCGTACGGTACGACCTCGACCGGCACGAGCACGGCACCCCGCACGACACCGTGTCCCTGCTGCCGCCGCACGTGCCGCACAACGGCTCACCGGCGACCTCGGGCGGCTTCCGCAAGCGGGTCCTGTACCTGGACGCCGAGGTGCTCGGCGAAGAGCTCATCGGGGCCGCCGTCGACGCCCCGGACCTGCGTGATCCCGTGCTGCGCCGACGGGTCGGGCAGCTGCACTCCGCGCTCGCCCGGCCCGGCGACGAGCTGGAGGCCGACAGCCGGCTCACCCTCATCGGCGAGCGGTTGCGGACCCATCTGCGCGCGGGGCTGCGTACCGCCGCCGAGCGACGCGACCCGGACCTCGCGCGCCGCCTGCGCGAGCTGCTCGACGAACATGTCGTCGAGGGCCTGACACTGGACCAGGCCGCCGGGCTCGTGGGAGCCCATCCGGCCCATCTGGTAAGGGCGTTCAGCACGGCGTACGGCATCGCGCCGCACCAGTACCTCACCGCCCGCCGGGTCGACCTCGCCCGCCGGCTCCTGCTCGACGGGCGGCCGCCGGGTGACGTCGCGGCGGCGGCCGGCTTCTACGACCAGGCCCATCTCACCCGGCACTTCCGGAAGTTGGTCGGGGTCACGCCCGGGCGGTACGGGGATCGACGGAAGCCCTCCCGACCGTCCTGA
- a CDS encoding YbjN domain-containing protein, producing MGDVEKTAAQVIEDFLKDAELEWESPAPGNYVVQLPGTRKLKTTVSLIVGRHSLSLNAFVVRHPDENEPGVHRWLLERNLKLYGVSYAVDRLGDVYVTARLPLASVTADEIDRLMGQVLEAADGAFNTLLELGFASAIRKEYAWRVSRGEPTRNLDAFAHLTQRPAD from the coding sequence ATGGGTGACGTGGAGAAGACGGCCGCACAGGTCATCGAGGATTTCCTGAAGGACGCGGAGCTGGAGTGGGAGAGCCCGGCGCCCGGCAACTACGTGGTCCAGCTCCCCGGCACCCGCAAACTCAAGACGACCGTCTCCCTCATCGTCGGCCGCCACTCCCTCTCGCTGAACGCCTTCGTCGTCCGGCACCCCGACGAGAACGAGCCCGGCGTCCACCGCTGGCTCCTGGAGCGCAACCTCAAGCTGTACGGGGTGAGTTACGCCGTCGACCGGCTCGGCGACGTCTACGTCACCGCGCGCCTGCCCCTCGCCTCGGTCACCGCCGACGAGATCGACCGCCTCATGGGCCAGGTCCTGGAGGCCGCCGACGGCGCCTTCAACACGCTTCTGGAGCTGGGTTTCGCGAGCGCCATCCGCAAGGAGTACGCGTGGCGCGTCTCGCGCGGCGAACCGACGCGCAACCTGGACGCGTTCGCCCATCTGACGCAACGCCCGGCCGACTGA
- the mshA gene encoding D-inositol-3-phosphate glycosyltransferase, which translates to MSQYTNRLGRRSTAAPPRLRLHRRPRRVAMLSVHTSPLHQPGTGDAGGMNVYIVELAQRLAAINIEVEIFTRATTGGLPPTVELAPGVLVRHIDAGPYEGLAKEDLPAQLCAFTHGVMQAWAGHRPGYYDLVHSHYWLSGHVGWLAAQRWGAPLVHAMHTMAKVKNANLADGDTPEPAARVIGETQIVAAADRLIANTAEEADELVRHYHAGPGKVAVVHPGVNLDRFSPADGRAAARARLGLPQDALVPLFAGRIQPLKAPDVLVRAVAVLLDERPELRSRIVVPVVGGPSGSGLAKPERLQKLAARLGVADVVRFRPPVGQDQLADWFRAASLLVVPSYSESFGLVAIEAQAAGTPVLAASVGGLPVAVRDGETGFLVQGHDPAAYARVLARFADAPDLTDRMGAAATAHAQCFGWDTAAAATADVYAAATQSHRRRVRSEHG; encoded by the coding sequence GTGAGCCAGTACACCAACAGGCTCGGGCGTCGCTCTACGGCGGCACCCCCGCGGCTCAGGCTCCACCGCCGCCCCCGCCGCGTCGCGATGCTCTCCGTGCACACCTCTCCGCTCCACCAGCCCGGCACCGGCGACGCGGGCGGCATGAACGTCTACATCGTCGAGCTGGCGCAGCGCCTCGCCGCGATCAACATCGAGGTCGAGATCTTCACGCGCGCGACCACCGGCGGCCTCCCGCCGACCGTCGAGCTGGCCCCCGGCGTCCTCGTCCGGCACATCGACGCCGGCCCCTACGAGGGCCTCGCCAAGGAAGACCTCCCGGCCCAGCTGTGCGCCTTCACGCACGGTGTCATGCAGGCCTGGGCCGGTCACCGCCCCGGCTACTACGACCTCGTGCACTCACACTACTGGCTCTCCGGCCACGTCGGCTGGCTGGCCGCCCAGCGCTGGGGCGCCCCCCTGGTGCACGCCATGCACACCATGGCCAAGGTCAAGAACGCCAACCTGGCCGACGGCGACACCCCCGAGCCCGCCGCGCGCGTCATCGGCGAGACCCAGATCGTCGCCGCCGCCGACCGCCTCATCGCCAACACGGCGGAGGAGGCCGACGAACTCGTACGGCACTACCACGCCGGCCCCGGCAAGGTCGCCGTGGTGCACCCCGGCGTCAACCTCGACCGCTTCTCCCCGGCGGACGGCCGGGCCGCCGCCCGCGCCCGTCTGGGCCTGCCCCAGGACGCCCTGGTCCCCCTCTTCGCGGGCCGCATCCAGCCCCTGAAGGCCCCGGACGTGCTGGTGCGCGCGGTGGCCGTCCTGCTCGACGAGCGCCCCGAATTGCGCTCCCGCATCGTCGTCCCGGTCGTCGGCGGCCCCAGCGGCAGCGGCCTCGCCAAGCCGGAGCGACTGCAGAAGCTGGCCGCGCGGCTCGGTGTCGCGGACGTCGTACGGTTCCGTCCGCCGGTCGGCCAGGATCAGCTCGCGGACTGGTTCCGGGCCGCGTCCCTGCTGGTCGTGCCCTCCTACAGCGAGTCCTTCGGGCTGGTCGCCATAGAGGCGCAGGCGGCCGGCACCCCCGTGCTCGCCGCGTCCGTCGGCGGGCTCCCGGTGGCCGTGCGGGACGGCGAGACGGGCTTCCTGGTGCAGGGCCACGACCCGGCCGCCTACGCGCGCGTGCTCGCCCGTTTCGCCGACGCCCCCGACCTCACCGACCGGATGGGCGCGGCTGCCACCGCACACGCCCAGTGCTTCGGCTGGGACACGGCGGCCGCCGCCACCGCCGACGTCTACGCGGCCGCGACCCAGTCCCACCGCCGTCGCGTACGCTCCGAGCATGGGTGA
- a CDS encoding class I SAM-dependent methyltransferase has translation MTSRAPARPVGTVTRGTTNPNRLRRMDRWIAATHGAELRRAAEPLAVDLGYGAAPWTAVELLRRLRSVAPRARVVGVEIEPARVAAAKPYEREGLDFRHGGFEIPVPRRPHLVRAANVLRQYDEDEVAAVWQRLCARLAPADPAAASRGGLLVEGTCDEIGRRHVWVALGPEGPRTVTFATRLGSLERPSDLAERLPKALIHRNVPGEPVHAFLRDFDRAWAAAAPYASYGARQRWIRAVRELTADWPVTDGPARWRQGEVTVRWGALAPRAGA, from the coding sequence ATGACATCCCGGGCACCCGCCCGCCCCGTGGGCACGGTCACGCGCGGGACGACGAACCCCAACCGGCTGCGCCGTATGGACCGCTGGATCGCCGCGACGCACGGCGCGGAGCTGCGCCGCGCCGCCGAGCCGCTCGCCGTCGACCTCGGGTACGGGGCGGCGCCCTGGACGGCCGTCGAGTTGCTGCGGCGGCTGCGTTCCGTCGCTCCACGCGCGCGTGTCGTGGGCGTCGAGATCGAACCGGCGCGGGTGGCTGCCGCCAAGCCCTACGAGCGTGAGGGACTGGATTTCCGGCACGGCGGGTTCGAGATCCCGGTGCCCCGGCGGCCACACCTCGTACGGGCCGCGAACGTGCTGCGGCAGTACGACGAGGACGAGGTCGCCGCCGTCTGGCAGCGGCTGTGCGCGCGGCTCGCGCCCGCCGACCCTGCGGCCGCGTCCCGGGGCGGCCTGCTCGTGGAAGGAACCTGCGACGAGATCGGACGACGGCACGTGTGGGTCGCGCTCGGGCCGGAAGGGCCGCGCACGGTCACGTTCGCGACCCGGCTGGGGTCGCTGGAGCGGCCCTCGGACCTGGCGGAGCGACTGCCCAAGGCGCTGATCCACCGCAACGTCCCGGGTGAACCGGTGCACGCGTTCCTGCGCGACTTCGACCGCGCCTGGGCGGCCGCCGCGCCCTACGCGTCGTACGGCGCCCGTCAGCGGTGGATCCGCGCGGTACGGGAGCTGACGGCCGACTGGCCGGTCACGGACGGGCCGGCGCGGTGGCGGCAGGGGGAAGTGACGGTGCGGTGGGGAGCGTTGGCACCCCGGGCCGGAGCATGA
- a CDS encoding C40 family peptidase, which translates to MGTGKRGLLAAAVTVVCAVTVLGAPGTAFASPSPTPSPSASSTTPPLPSTASNKDLEAVRTKLEALYHDAAVATDAYNAAEEAAKKQSAEIVELAKKIVAGQEMLDDLKDRAGAAARAQYRTGGLPDEAQLMLTDDPSEFLDGAGRVLQGQRATKGLIGELTRTQQDLEQYSQDASTQWQKLEAGRKTKAAAQKRIEKQIAAAEQLQSRLEKKEKERLEQLEAQVAQEAQTAWLGTGVLDEINSAASVQGKKAVQFATAQIDKPYVWGAEGPDSFDCSGLTSEAWRSAGQAIPRTSQEQWKQLPHIAVGDMRPGDLIIYFADASHVALYVGDGAIIHAPRPGRTVTLAGAGSMPILGVVRPDA; encoded by the coding sequence ATGGGAACGGGCAAGCGCGGTCTGCTCGCGGCTGCTGTGACGGTGGTCTGCGCGGTCACCGTGCTGGGCGCGCCCGGCACCGCGTTCGCAAGCCCGAGCCCCACACCGTCACCTTCGGCGAGTTCCACGACCCCGCCGCTGCCCTCCACCGCGTCCAACAAGGACCTCGAGGCCGTCCGCACCAAGCTCGAAGCGCTCTATCACGACGCCGCGGTCGCCACCGACGCCTACAACGCGGCCGAGGAGGCGGCGAAGAAGCAGTCGGCGGAGATCGTCGAGCTGGCCAAGAAGATCGTCGCGGGCCAGGAGATGCTGGACGACCTCAAGGACCGCGCGGGTGCCGCGGCCCGCGCCCAGTACCGCACGGGCGGTCTTCCGGACGAGGCGCAGTTGATGCTGACCGACGACCCGTCGGAGTTCCTCGACGGCGCGGGCCGGGTGCTCCAGGGCCAGCGCGCGACCAAGGGCCTGATCGGCGAACTCACCCGTACGCAGCAGGACTTGGAGCAGTACTCCCAGGACGCCTCCACCCAGTGGCAGAAGCTGGAGGCGGGCCGCAAGACGAAGGCCGCGGCCCAGAAGAGGATCGAGAAGCAGATCGCGGCGGCCGAGCAGCTCCAGTCCCGGCTCGAGAAGAAGGAGAAGGAGCGCCTCGAACAACTGGAGGCGCAGGTCGCGCAGGAGGCACAGACCGCCTGGCTGGGCACCGGCGTCCTCGACGAGATCAACAGCGCGGCGTCCGTCCAGGGCAAGAAGGCCGTGCAGTTCGCCACCGCCCAGATCGACAAGCCGTATGTGTGGGGTGCGGAGGGCCCGGACAGCTTCGACTGCTCCGGACTGACCTCCGAGGCCTGGCGGAGCGCCGGGCAGGCGATACCCCGCACCTCACAGGAGCAGTGGAAGCAGTTGCCGCACATCGCCGTCGGGGACATGCGCCCCGGCGACCTGATCATCTACTTCGCCGACGCCAGCCACGTCGCGTTGTACGTGGGCGACGGCGCGATCATCCACGCTCCGCGTCCGGGCCGCACGGTCACGCTCGCGGGAGCGGGCTCGATGCCGATACTCGGGGTGGTCCGGCCGGACGCGTGA